A single Paenibacillus sp. FSL R5-0517 DNA region contains:
- a CDS encoding extracellular solute-binding protein — protein MKFMRQKRFTFLVMLTLVVTVIAGCSGGAGTPAEVVNKSPAEENKQVAAEPAEEKQEPAVDLKGRAVRISNWWDAAPKGDSEADERARERIQNVEKKYNVKISYLNTDYGATSEKISSSVMANEPFAEIVRVPDGNIWGLMQGGFLTPLDDYLKDTKIQPDVIDSMRFGSDNVFGLTGWYTPNDSGMFYNKRLFKEAGLKDPQQLMEEDNWNWDTMLEAAKKLTVDKNGDGKMDQYGLSGAYYVLHEMLIGSNGGKMYDEATQKAAFDSPESLEALNFLYSLYNDHKVVKANAGNDWEDPSKYFSEGNIAMYPGGLWEVEGRILDKLKDDWGYVYMPKGPKASTYLDTVNSTESFVIPKGVKDADVIVKIWEELQDFDNWQENHRLWLENILPDEASIANAMNDNGEVERVYGARAGGLGVKDALGSVTEKFVKGEVTPSTGVAQIIGPAQAGIQKVLKGEKSK, from the coding sequence ATGAAGTTTATGAGACAGAAGCGGTTTACCTTTTTGGTGATGCTTACCTTGGTGGTAACCGTAATCGCTGGCTGTAGCGGTGGAGCGGGTACACCAGCTGAGGTTGTTAACAAGTCGCCAGCAGAAGAAAACAAGCAAGTCGCAGCTGAGCCTGCTGAAGAGAAGCAGGAGCCGGCCGTCGATCTGAAGGGCAGAGCTGTTCGAATATCCAATTGGTGGGATGCGGCCCCCAAAGGAGACTCGGAGGCAGATGAACGTGCCCGTGAACGAATCCAAAATGTAGAGAAGAAATACAACGTCAAAATCTCTTATCTAAATACAGACTATGGAGCAACGTCGGAGAAAATATCTTCATCCGTGATGGCGAATGAGCCTTTTGCTGAAATTGTGCGTGTGCCTGACGGTAATATCTGGGGGTTGATGCAAGGCGGATTTCTGACACCGCTGGATGACTATTTGAAGGATACGAAAATCCAGCCGGATGTCATTGATTCCATGCGGTTTGGCAGTGATAACGTATTTGGTTTGACAGGGTGGTATACCCCGAATGACAGCGGCATGTTTTATAACAAACGTCTGTTTAAAGAAGCTGGATTGAAGGACCCGCAACAGCTAATGGAAGAGGATAACTGGAACTGGGATACGATGCTGGAAGCGGCCAAGAAGCTGACCGTAGACAAAAACGGGGATGGCAAGATGGATCAGTATGGTCTGTCAGGTGCGTATTATGTGCTGCATGAAATGCTCATCGGAAGCAATGGCGGCAAGATGTACGATGAGGCAACGCAGAAGGCAGCGTTTGACTCACCCGAATCTTTGGAAGCGCTTAACTTTCTGTACAGCCTGTATAACGATCACAAAGTCGTGAAGGCTAACGCAGGCAATGACTGGGAGGACCCGTCCAAATATTTCTCAGAGGGCAACATTGCGATGTATCCTGGCGGTTTATGGGAAGTGGAAGGGCGCATTCTTGACAAGTTAAAGGATGACTGGGGGTATGTATACATGCCTAAAGGGCCCAAAGCATCTACTTATCTCGATACGGTAAATAGCACAGAGAGCTTTGTAATCCCCAAAGGTGTTAAGGATGCAGACGTCATTGTGAAAATTTGGGAGGAGCTTCAGGACTTCGATAACTGGCAGGAGAATCATCGTCTATGGCTGGAGAACATTTTGCCAGATGAAGCTTCTATTGCGAATGCCATGAATGACAACGGAGAGGTTGAACGGGTTTATGGCGCACGTGCCGGGGGATTGGGTGTGAAGGATGCTCTTGGCAGTGTAACTGAAAAGTTTGTGAAAGGTGAGGTTACACCATCCACAGGCGTTGCACAGATTATTGGACCTGCACAGGCTGGCATCCAGAAGGTGTTAAAGGGAGAGAAGAGCAAGTAA
- a CDS encoding extracellular solute-binding protein has translation MLKKMMISKIMLFVLFAAFITLLSACTGTSEKPAEPVAQPAEVETSTTPAKEEQVEEAEPAPDLNGRVIRISHWWDATPKGDSESDELARERIKMVEEKYNVKIKYLNTEYWSTSEKLSSSVLANEPFAEIVRIPDGFIWGLMHGGFLTPLDEYLKDTRVEQDVIDSMRFGGDKIYGLESWYSPNDSGMFYNKRIFKEAGLKDPQQLMDEDNWNWNSMLDAAKKLTVDNNGDGKMDQYGLAGAHYVLSEMLIASNGGKLYDEQTGKVTFNSPEAMEALNFLHSLYTEHKVVKANGGNDWEDPAKYFGEGTIAMYPGGLWEIEGRILDKLKDEWGYVYMPKGPQAQSYHEPFGQTAAYVIPKGVKDADVIVKIWEDLQDFDNWQDNRRLSLENILPDETSIANAMNDDGKVQRLFGGRFGGLGIKDQLDSVTEKFVKGEITPSTGVAQVISKAEAAVKKVLSGEQEKKK, from the coding sequence ATGTTGAAAAAAATGATGATCAGCAAAATCATGTTGTTTGTTTTGTTTGCCGCATTCATTACTCTTTTGTCTGCATGCACGGGTACAAGTGAGAAGCCAGCCGAGCCGGTTGCTCAGCCAGCTGAAGTCGAGACGAGCACAACACCAGCGAAGGAAGAACAAGTGGAGGAGGCTGAGCCAGCCCCGGACCTTAATGGACGTGTCATTCGAATCTCTCACTGGTGGGATGCGACACCAAAAGGTGATTCGGAATCCGATGAGCTTGCGCGGGAACGGATCAAAATGGTGGAAGAAAAGTATAACGTGAAGATCAAATATCTGAACACAGAATACTGGTCCACTTCTGAAAAGCTGTCTTCCTCCGTGCTCGCTAACGAGCCTTTTGCGGAGATTGTCCGAATTCCGGATGGATTCATCTGGGGACTCATGCATGGCGGGTTTCTGACACCGCTGGACGAATATCTCAAGGATACACGGGTAGAGCAGGATGTTATTGATTCGATGCGCTTTGGGGGTGACAAAATCTATGGCCTGGAGAGCTGGTATTCGCCAAATGATAGCGGCATGTTCTATAACAAACGGATTTTTAAGGAAGCTGGATTGAAGGACCCTCAGCAATTGATGGATGAGGATAACTGGAACTGGAATTCGATGCTGGACGCGGCAAAAAAGCTGACCGTAGACAACAATGGTGATGGCAAAATGGATCAATACGGCCTCGCTGGCGCGCATTATGTGCTGTCTGAGATGCTGATCGCGAGTAATGGCGGCAAGTTATATGATGAGCAGACGGGTAAAGTCACGTTTAATTCACCGGAAGCTATGGAAGCGCTTAACTTTCTGCACAGCTTGTACACGGAGCATAAAGTAGTTAAAGCGAATGGAGGAAACGACTGGGAAGATCCCGCCAAATATTTTGGGGAGGGCACGATTGCGATGTATCCAGGCGGGCTGTGGGAGATTGAAGGCCGCATTCTCGATAAGCTCAAGGATGAGTGGGGTTATGTGTATATGCCAAAAGGTCCACAAGCCCAGTCTTACCATGAACCTTTTGGTCAGACCGCAGCTTATGTCATTCCAAAAGGGGTGAAGGATGCAGATGTCATCGTAAAGATTTGGGAAGATCTGCAGGACTTCGATAACTGGCAGGATAATCGCAGACTCTCCCTAGAAAATATTTTGCCGGATGAAACGTCCATTGCCAATGCCATGAACGATGATGGCAAAGTGCAGCGTTTGTTTGGCGGACGCTTCGGTGGTCTGGGTATCAAGGATCAACTGGATAGCGTGACTGAGAAGTTTGTTAAAGGTGAGATTACGCCTTCCACGGGTGTTGCTCAAGTGATCTCCAAAGCTGAGGCTGCGGTGAAAAAAGTGTTAAGTGGAGAGCAGGAAAAGAAAAAATAA
- a CDS encoding extracellular solute-binding protein, which produces MKFTLSRVTIVVVTLMLVVVYAISSSGASGNAKTGSRSSDPSRVMPISESAAEDSYDTYLKQFQNEKRPARDIVIHGADYSAAEGMNPQMITELGGEVGEFIRTEESGSVEWKVNVPESGMYHMSLRYYPIQGKSSAIERELWIDGKLPFSSARNMSFHRVWVNEKPEIEQDNRGNDLRPRQVEEPMWQESILRDKEGYYEEPYQFYFSEGNHSIKLVSTREPVVIDTIKLHHYEAPPSYAELKQEYETKGYKETTGHLIKVQGEKASYKSSPTLYPITDRSSTSTEPYDVSKIRMNTIGGNNWRVPGQWIAWEMDVPEDGLYKIAIKGRQELLRGIYSTRSLQIDDKVPFQEMMQIPFFYDADWQMNVLGNEEEPYLFYLTKGQHELQLEVSLGAIAPLIRQVEASVLEINAMYRKILMITGNVPDPYRDYQLDKQIPDMVDVFREQSDILTAVSEELIRLTGEKSDKTAILNKTAYQLADLADKPETVQKRLGQFKINVGSVGSWLLEVREQPLEIDYLLLASPGEKLPKANGSVFSKTGHEVSSFLHSFFEDYDTIGSTADEDKSVTVWIGTGRDQAQVLKAMIDDTFTPLTGISVNLKLVNADVLLRASLAGEGPDVAMQVGNDVPVNFGMRHAAEDLSTYPGYNELIKQFRDSAMVPYQFEDQVFALPEQQIFNMLFYRKDILEQLDLEPPQTWDDVYAMIPVLQKHNMEMALPLAQTTGVPVLEVNRAYAMLLYQMGGSFYLDKGARSGMDTETGLEAFKEWTDFYTSYKLPLTFDFPMRFRTGEMPVGIMDYTFYNYLSVSAPEIKGLWEFIPVPGLKQPDGSIKRDVASGGTATVMLKQSKHKDAAWEFMKWWVSKDAQVRFGREMEGLMGAAARYPTANIEALQELPWPIRDYRSLEEQWGWVQGVPEVPGGYFTGRHLDNALREVVNNGTNSTDALYDYVQEINYEIQQKRKEFKLDGMR; this is translated from the coding sequence GTGAAGTTCACATTATCCCGAGTGACGATCGTTGTCGTCACACTAATGCTCGTCGTGGTGTATGCGATATCCAGTTCCGGTGCGAGTGGCAATGCCAAGACCGGAAGTCGATCATCAGATCCGAGTCGTGTCATGCCGATATCTGAATCTGCTGCTGAGGATAGCTATGATACGTATCTGAAGCAATTTCAGAACGAGAAGCGGCCTGCGAGGGACATTGTCATCCATGGGGCTGATTACTCAGCTGCCGAAGGCATGAACCCGCAGATGATCACGGAGCTTGGCGGCGAGGTAGGCGAGTTCATAAGGACAGAGGAAAGTGGATCGGTGGAGTGGAAAGTGAATGTTCCTGAATCAGGAATGTATCATATGTCATTACGCTATTACCCAATTCAAGGGAAAAGCTCTGCTATCGAACGGGAATTGTGGATTGATGGAAAGCTGCCGTTCAGCAGTGCTCGTAACATGAGCTTTCACCGGGTATGGGTCAACGAAAAACCGGAAATCGAACAGGACAACAGAGGCAATGACCTACGTCCGCGCCAGGTTGAAGAGCCAATGTGGCAGGAGTCGATCCTGAGAGATAAAGAAGGCTATTATGAAGAGCCTTATCAGTTTTATTTTTCAGAGGGGAATCATTCCATCAAGTTGGTCTCTACACGTGAGCCGGTGGTGATTGATACCATCAAACTGCATCATTACGAAGCTCCGCCATCCTATGCAGAACTCAAGCAGGAGTATGAGACTAAAGGATACAAGGAAACAACCGGGCATTTAATCAAGGTTCAAGGGGAGAAGGCTTCATATAAGTCATCGCCGACACTATATCCCATCACAGATCGCTCCAGTACATCGACAGAGCCGTATGATGTTTCCAAGATCAGAATGAACACGATTGGTGGAAACAACTGGCGGGTGCCAGGACAATGGATTGCATGGGAGATGGATGTACCAGAAGACGGTTTATACAAGATAGCGATCAAGGGCCGACAAGAACTGCTGAGAGGCATATATTCAACTCGCTCATTGCAGATTGATGACAAGGTTCCTTTCCAGGAAATGATGCAAATTCCTTTTTTCTATGACGCCGATTGGCAGATGAATGTGTTGGGCAATGAAGAAGAGCCTTATTTGTTTTATTTAACGAAGGGACAACACGAACTGCAGCTTGAGGTCAGTCTCGGGGCCATCGCACCGCTAATTCGTCAGGTTGAAGCCAGTGTGCTCGAGATCAATGCGATGTATCGAAAAATTCTGATGATCACGGGCAATGTACCGGACCCGTATCGTGATTATCAATTAGACAAACAGATTCCGGATATGGTGGATGTGTTTCGGGAACAGAGTGATATTTTAACTGCAGTCTCTGAAGAGTTAATTCGTTTGACAGGGGAGAAAAGCGACAAAACAGCCATTTTAAATAAAACCGCCTATCAGCTTGCTGATCTGGCCGATAAACCCGAAACCGTTCAGAAGCGGCTTGGTCAATTCAAAATCAATGTCGGCAGCGTCGGCTCCTGGCTTCTTGAAGTGCGTGAGCAGCCGCTTGAGATTGACTATCTACTGCTTGCCTCACCTGGTGAGAAACTGCCCAAAGCGAATGGGTCTGTGTTCAGTAAAACAGGACATGAGGTGTCATCCTTCCTTCATTCCTTTTTCGAAGATTATGACACCATTGGCAGCACCGCCGATGAAGACAAGTCGGTGACCGTCTGGATTGGAACGGGCCGCGACCAGGCACAGGTACTGAAAGCGATGATTGATGATACGTTTACACCGCTGACAGGCATTAGCGTTAATCTCAAACTGGTTAATGCAGACGTGTTGCTTCGTGCCTCGCTTGCAGGAGAAGGTCCGGATGTAGCCATGCAGGTTGGCAATGATGTGCCGGTGAACTTCGGGATGCGACACGCGGCGGAGGATTTGTCCACATATCCAGGCTATAACGAGTTAATCAAGCAGTTCAGGGACAGTGCAATGGTTCCATATCAGTTTGAAGACCAGGTATTCGCGCTTCCGGAACAGCAGATTTTTAACATGTTATTTTATCGTAAAGATATTCTGGAGCAGCTTGATCTGGAGCCGCCGCAGACGTGGGATGACGTGTATGCCATGATCCCGGTGCTGCAGAAGCACAACATGGAGATGGCGCTGCCGTTGGCTCAGACAACTGGCGTACCCGTATTGGAAGTTAATCGGGCGTATGCCATGCTGCTGTATCAGATGGGCGGCTCCTTCTACTTAGACAAGGGTGCCAGAAGTGGTATGGATACGGAGACTGGACTGGAGGCGTTCAAGGAGTGGACGGATTTCTATACCAGTTACAAGCTGCCACTGACCTTTGATTTTCCCATGCGCTTCAGAACGGGGGAAATGCCTGTGGGCATCATGGACTATACCTTCTATAACTACTTGTCTGTATCTGCGCCAGAGATTAAAGGTCTGTGGGAATTCATCCCGGTTCCAGGCCTCAAGCAGCCCGATGGAAGCATCAAACGTGATGTGGCAAGCGGTGGTACGGCGACGGTGATGCTCAAGCAGTCGAAACATAAAGATGCGGCATGGGAATTCATGAAGTGGTGGGTAAGCAAGGATGCCCAGGTTCGCTTTGGACGGGAAATGGAAGGTCTGATGGGTGCTGCTGCGCGCTATCCAACGGCGAACATCGAAGCTTTACAGGAGCTGCCTTGGCCGATCCGTGATTATCGCAGTCTGGAAGAACAGTGGGGGTGGGTACAAGGGGTACCTGAGGTTCCCGGAGGTTACTTTACAGGTCGCCATCTGGATAACGCATTACGTGAGGTCGTCAATAACGGTACGAACTCAACCGATGCTTTATATGATTACGTTCAGGAAATTAATTACGAAATTCAGCAAAAACGAAAAGAGTTTAAATTGGACGGAATGCGCTAG
- a CDS encoding sugar ABC transporter permease — MPGRWELFVRDMKRDKHLYILLSPYMLLFLLFTVFPVIISIFFSFTNFNMLEFPQWVGWENYSKLLWNDDVFLIGLKNTIIFSVVTGPISYIACFVFAWLINELNPKVRAFMTLIFFAPSISGNVFFIWQIIFSGDSYGIMNGFLMKTGILYEPILWLQDPKYMLAIIMLVQLWLSLGTSFLAFIAGLQTVDRTLYEAGAIDGVQNRWQELWYITLPSMRPQLMFGAVIQITASLAVAEVATALAGFPSVQYGAHTIVTHLMDYGTIRFEMGYASAIATVLFGLMLGSNLLVQKLLKRVGE; from the coding sequence ATGCCGGGAAGATGGGAACTCTTTGTCAGAGATATGAAGCGGGATAAACATCTTTATATTCTTTTATCGCCATATATGCTGTTATTTCTGCTATTCACCGTGTTTCCAGTCATCATTTCGATCTTTTTCAGTTTTACCAACTTCAACATGCTGGAGTTTCCACAATGGGTCGGCTGGGAGAACTATTCCAAGCTGCTCTGGAATGATGATGTGTTCTTGATAGGTCTCAAAAATACGATTATTTTCTCAGTGGTTACTGGCCCGATCAGCTACATAGCCTGCTTTGTATTTGCGTGGCTCATCAATGAGCTGAATCCGAAGGTAAGAGCGTTTATGACACTAATATTTTTTGCGCCTTCGATTTCGGGCAATGTGTTTTTTATTTGGCAGATTATTTTCTCCGGGGACTCCTACGGCATTATGAACGGTTTTCTAATGAAAACGGGCATTCTGTATGAGCCGATCCTGTGGCTTCAGGATCCGAAATATATGCTTGCCATTATCATGCTTGTGCAGCTATGGCTTAGTCTGGGAACGAGCTTCCTTGCATTTATTGCCGGTCTGCAAACGGTGGATCGTACGTTATATGAAGCGGGAGCCATCGATGGGGTGCAGAATCGCTGGCAGGAGCTGTGGTATATTACGCTTCCTTCGATGCGCCCTCAGCTGATGTTTGGCGCCGTTATTCAGATTACTGCATCTCTAGCGGTTGCCGAAGTGGCCACTGCACTCGCCGGTTTCCCGAGTGTGCAGTATGGGGCACATACGATTGTTACGCACTTAATGGATTACGGAACGATTCGTTTTGAAATGGGTTATGCATCGGCCATTGCAACGGTGCTGTTTGGTCTGATGCTGGGCTCCAACCTGCTTGTTCAAAAGCTTTTGAAGAGAGTGGGGGAATAG
- a CDS encoding carbohydrate ABC transporter permease, with protein sequence MKIALLMKRKINRSWQVDILLFLLLGGFGAFMAVPLIYVINNAFKPLDELFIFPPTLFVRNPTFENFSDLFQVMKNSWVPFSRYIFNTVFITAAGTFGHIILASAAAYPLAKHKFRGHKVLFTVIVLSLMFSPHVTAIPNYMIMSTLGWLDSYQAIIIPAFAYPLGLYLMKQFMEQIPDALLEAAKMDGASEYRIFFQVVMPLVKPAWLTLLILMMQMLWGTDGGSFIYSEQLKTMHYAMGQIVQGGIARAGVGAAVAVIMMTVPIVTFVLSQSNVIQTMASSGMKD encoded by the coding sequence ATGAAGATAGCCCTGCTTATGAAACGAAAAATCAATCGATCCTGGCAGGTCGATATTCTGCTGTTCCTGTTGCTTGGCGGATTTGGCGCATTTATGGCGGTTCCGCTCATCTATGTCATCAATAATGCCTTTAAACCGCTGGATGAACTGTTCATTTTCCCGCCAACCTTGTTTGTACGGAACCCGACGTTTGAAAACTTCTCCGATCTGTTTCAGGTCATGAAAAATTCATGGGTTCCCTTTTCGAGATACATTTTCAACACCGTATTTATTACAGCAGCGGGTACGTTTGGCCATATAATCCTGGCTTCGGCAGCGGCATATCCGCTGGCGAAACACAAGTTTCGCGGTCATAAAGTTTTGTTCACCGTTATTGTGCTGTCGCTGATGTTCTCGCCACATGTAACAGCGATCCCGAACTATATGATTATGTCAACTCTCGGATGGCTCGACTCTTACCAAGCGATCATTATTCCGGCCTTTGCTTATCCGCTTGGCTTGTATCTGATGAAACAGTTTATGGAGCAGATTCCGGATGCGTTGCTGGAGGCGGCAAAAATGGATGGCGCAAGCGAGTATCGGATTTTCTTCCAGGTGGTTATGCCGCTCGTCAAACCGGCCTGGCTTACACTGCTCATTCTGATGATGCAGATGTTGTGGGGTACGGACGGTGGAAGCTTTATCTACAGTGAACAGCTTAAAACGATGCATTACGCCATGGGACAGATTGTGCAAGGCGGAATTGCCCGAGCAGGAGTAGGGGCTGCTGTAGCTGTCATCATGATGACGGTGCCGATTGTTACATTTGTATTGTCACAGAGCAATGTCATTCAAACGATGGCATCATCCGGCATGAAGGATTAA
- a CDS encoding gluconolactonase, producing MRVKSWLIVLAASLLIAGIGTNQAHAAPYEGYTYNYWGNAVKSPIAFLPSRVITGEEAGTGTWQSPLDIYAAKDGLLYVLDSGNARIVVLNDKWETVRVIQQFEHGGKQDSFLNPEGLFVTEAGQIYVADTENKRIVELNQDGTFVRAIGAPESDVLSETFEYFPRKVIVDKAGRIYVVGRGVYEGLIEFDSDGRFTGFMGTNRVQFDPVDLFWKTVSTKEQREKMIRFIPLEFNNADVDDGGFIYTTTADKNTTSAVKRLNPSGIDVLRVNGEFAPVGDLSMNRSSFIDIKVSSNGVYRALDSTRGRVFTYNEDGNLLYVIGQLGNQVGTFKNPVAVESHGDAIYVLDRDLGRITEFKATTFGSLVNEANRLYSSGKHTEAAKLWEEVLRLDANYEMAYVGIGKSMLREGKYKEAMTYLKLGNDREYYSKALAKYRREYMREYFGMYMTIAIGLLIGVIAWRRITRAKNERRIGDVAN from the coding sequence ATGAGAGTGAAATCATGGCTGATCGTTCTGGCAGCTTCCCTGCTGATTGCCGGAATCGGAACTAACCAGGCTCATGCGGCACCGTATGAGGGATATACCTATAACTACTGGGGGAATGCAGTAAAGTCACCGATTGCTTTTCTCCCTTCCAGAGTCATTACAGGTGAGGAGGCCGGAACTGGGACGTGGCAGTCTCCCCTGGATATATATGCTGCGAAGGATGGCCTGCTCTACGTGCTGGATTCAGGAAATGCGCGAATCGTTGTGTTAAACGATAAATGGGAGACGGTACGAGTCATTCAGCAGTTCGAGCATGGAGGCAAACAGGATAGCTTCCTGAATCCAGAAGGGCTTTTTGTTACGGAGGCGGGCCAAATCTACGTAGCGGATACCGAAAACAAACGAATTGTGGAGCTGAATCAGGACGGTACATTTGTGCGTGCCATCGGTGCACCGGAATCGGATGTGCTCAGCGAGACGTTTGAATATTTCCCGCGAAAAGTCATTGTGGACAAAGCCGGGCGAATCTATGTGGTTGGCCGGGGTGTCTACGAAGGCTTGATTGAGTTTGATAGTGACGGGCGTTTTACCGGATTCATGGGTACAAACCGTGTGCAGTTTGATCCGGTCGATCTATTCTGGAAAACGGTATCCACCAAGGAGCAACGGGAGAAAATGATTCGTTTTATTCCGCTGGAATTCAACAACGCCGATGTGGATGATGGCGGTTTTATCTACACAACAACAGCGGATAAAAATACAACGTCTGCGGTCAAAAGGCTGAATCCATCCGGAATCGATGTGCTCCGGGTTAACGGAGAATTTGCGCCGGTTGGGGACTTGAGCATGAATCGTTCCTCTTTCATTGATATCAAAGTGTCGAGCAATGGGGTCTACCGTGCACTGGACTCCACGCGTGGGCGTGTGTTCACGTATAACGAAGACGGCAATTTGCTGTATGTCATTGGTCAGCTGGGCAATCAGGTAGGCACGTTCAAAAATCCGGTGGCGGTTGAAAGCCACGGTGATGCCATCTATGTGCTGGATCGTGACCTGGGCCGGATCACCGAGTTCAAGGCTACCACCTTCGGAAGCCTGGTGAACGAGGCGAACCGTCTATACAGTTCGGGGAAACATACAGAAGCCGCTAAGCTCTGGGAGGAAGTATTACGTCTGGATGCCAACTATGAAATGGCCTATGTCGGGATCGGCAAGTCGATGCTGCGGGAAGGAAAATACAAGGAAGCGATGACGTATCTGAAGCTCGGTAATGATCGGGAGTATTACTCCAAGGCACTCGCGAAGTATCGCAGGGAATATATGCGAGAATATTTCGGCATGTATATGACAATAGCCATCGGATTGCTGATCGGAGTAATCGCATGGCGCCGCATCACTAGAGCAAAAAATGAGAGGAGGATCGGAGATGTCGCTAATTAA
- a CDS encoding Yip1 family protein, whose protein sequence is MSLIKELRYSLHVAVRPFDGYWDLKYENKGRLRVALLVLFAVTVTMIVKRQYAGYVVNDNYPLSLNSINEFKYIVLPFLLWCIANWSLTTLMDGEGKFKDILIATGYAMLPLILVNIPNILLSNVITLRESSFYYLLDSFGMLWFVWLLFIGTKTVHQYSVFKTISTMLLTLVVMGVVIFLGLLFFSLIQQIISFGYTLYQEITLRE, encoded by the coding sequence ATGTCGCTAATTAAGGAACTCAGGTATTCTCTGCATGTCGCGGTACGCCCTTTTGACGGATACTGGGATTTGAAATATGAAAATAAAGGCAGGCTGCGTGTGGCACTCCTGGTACTGTTTGCAGTCACCGTAACAATGATTGTAAAACGTCAGTACGCGGGGTATGTCGTGAATGACAATTATCCGCTTTCGCTGAACAGTATCAATGAGTTCAAGTATATCGTGCTTCCTTTTTTGCTCTGGTGTATTGCCAATTGGTCGCTGACCACGCTGATGGATGGGGAGGGCAAGTTCAAAGATATTCTGATTGCGACCGGATATGCGATGCTTCCGCTTATTCTGGTCAACATTCCGAATATTTTGCTGAGTAATGTCATTACGCTGCGTGAATCCTCCTTTTATTATTTGCTGGATTCGTTCGGTATGCTCTGGTTTGTGTGGCTGCTGTTTATCGGAACGAAGACGGTACATCAATACTCTGTGTTCAAAACCATTAGTACGATGCTGCTCACACTCGTCGTGATGGGCGTCGTTATATTTCTGGGCCTGCTTTTCTTTAGCTTGATCCAGCAGATCATCAGTTTTGGCTACACCCTCTATCAAGAGATCACGCTGCGCGAATAG